CTATGCTTTCAGCACAAAAGTATAGCTGGCATTTGTGCCTCCGGAGGCTTCCGAAACTTTCATCAGGAGCGCCGGCTTGAAAATGTAATCCCGCTCATTACCGGGCTCCCCGGGGAAGTATAGCTGCGTCGTGAGCACAGGCTTGTCCGGGCCCTTCACCTTGACATGGAAGTGGCGCGTACGACCGGGGTAAAGCCCCGGCACAATTGTTTCGAGCCGGAAGTAGCCCTGGCTGTCGGTGTACTGGTGCCCGCGCAGCCGGTAGCCGTCGTTGTCGTAATTTCCCTCGTCGTCGGCGTGCCACCAGTCCAGCAAGGCACCGCTGACGGGTTCGCATTTGGTGTTCAGCACCTGCCCGGTCAGCACAAGAGCCGTGCCCTTCATGCCTTTTTCGCGGAGGTTGCTTCGCTCTGGGGAGCGGGGGGTATAAAAGGGACCTTCTGTCTGAGAGGGGGTAGGTTCATCGTGGTCGTCGCACTCCGGCGTTGGCTCCAGCAGCTCCCTCCGTCTGAAGAAGGGAACAGCCGAAACCAGGCCCAGGAATGGAATAGCGGCGATGAGGGACAAAATGCGGCGCCTCTTGCTGTTCATATACCTATTGCTTTACATCTATAAAAATCCCAAATAAGTAACGCGCGACAACCCCCTCAGCATATATTTTACCTGCTGCCCAGCGACTGGCCACCGCCGCCCGCCTTCAGCTTCAGGTCGATGGTGAAGATATCTTCGATGATTTTGTCTGCCGCCGTGCCCAGCATGCCGGAGCGGTACTTGATGTCCCACTTGGTGCGGTCCAGCTCTATTCTGGCGGCTGCCTCCGCTGCCTTTCCGTCCGTTTTTACCGTGGCCGGGAAAGTGATGGCGTTGGTGATGCCCTTGATGGTGAGGTCGCCGGTGATGGTGTAGTTGGGAGCTCCCGCTTTTGCTTTCGCTATGGGGGTTGCTTTCGTTATCTTGAATGTAGACACCGGGTGCTTCTCCGCCGAGAAGAAATCCTCTGACTTCAGGTGATTGGTCAGCTTCGCGTTAAATTCCGGGTTCGTGATGTCGGTGTCCGTAATGGAAGTCATATCGATTTCAAAACTGCCCCCCACCAGTTTGCGGCCGTTCACTTCCAGGTTGCCGCTGGCCAGTTGCACCGTTCCGGTATGCTCGCCGCCAAATTTCTTTGCATTCCAGGTCATGGTGCTGCCTGCGGTGTTTACCGGCAGGGTGGTCACGGCCACGGCGGTGGTTGCAGTGGCTCCCTTAATAGGATTGTCTGTGGCGGCAACGCTTGCGCTGTGCAGCATGGTGGCCAGGGCCAGGGCGCTTAAAAGGACAGGATAGTTTCTCATACTTGATCGGTTTATAGGTTATAGTTTATACCTGTGTAATATAAGCCAATACGCCCGGTTTATATATAGCCCGGACGCCATGGCGTAATTTTTACTGAACCCGCTCCAGCGTTATTTCCATCGGCTGGCCCTGGAACTCTGCCTTCAGCGTAATCCTGTCACCTGCTATATGTCCTTTGTGGAGGATATCGTTTCCTTCGAAAGAAAGATTAAAGGTGAATTCATCGCCCATCACCATCCCGTCTGTGATGGGCGTCTGGCCCATTGGCGTCTGCATGGTTCCGGTCAAGGTGGTGTCATCCGCCACCAGGTCCAGGTTCAATTCAGCCCCTCCCACGGTGCCTTTCCAACGGCCGGTCAGGTTCTGCTGTTGTGGGCTGTCGGCCTGCACAGGGTTGGCCACTGTGGTGTCTGCGGGCGTGGCCGGTGCTTCTACGGCAGGAGCTGTGGCTGGCGACTGTACGGGTGCTCCACCTGGGCGAACCCCCTGCGGCGCACTGCCTGTTGCACCGCCCCTTGGGGCTGCTCCCTGCGGCATGCCGCCGCCCTGTGGCGCT
This window of the Pontibacter russatus genome carries:
- a CDS encoding dioxygenase family protein; translated protein: MNSKRRRILSLIAAIPFLGLVSAVPFFRRRELLEPTPECDDHDEPTPSQTEGPFYTPRSPERSNLREKGMKGTALVLTGQVLNTKCEPVSGALLDWWHADDEGNYDNDGYRLRGHQYTDSQGYFRLETIVPGLYPGRTRHFHVKVKGPDKPVLTTQLYFPGEPGNERDYIFKPALLMKVSEASGGTNASYTFVLKA
- a CDS encoding YceI family protein, which translates into the protein MRNYPVLLSALALATMLHSASVAATDNPIKGATATTAVAVTTLPVNTAGSTMTWNAKKFGGEHTGTVQLASGNLEVNGRKLVGGSFEIDMTSITDTDITNPEFNAKLTNHLKSEDFFSAEKHPVSTFKITKATPIAKAKAGAPNYTITGDLTIKGITNAITFPATVKTDGKAAEAAARIELDRTKWDIKYRSGMLGTAADKIIEDIFTIDLKLKAGGGGQSLGSR